One Sphingomicrobium marinum genomic window carries:
- the recA gene encoding recombinase RecA — translation MAAQLKVVDGDKMSTDRQKALDAALAQIDRAFGKGSAMKLGSREKLEIESISTGSLGLDIALGIGGLPRGRIVEIYGPESSGKTTLALHAIAEAQKIGGTAAFVDAEHALDPVYAKKLGVDIDELIVSQPDTGEQALEIVDTLVRSNAIDVLVVDSVAALVPRAEIEGEMGDSHVGLQARLMSQALRKLTGSINRSKTMVIFINQVRMKIGVMYGNPETTTGGNALKFYASVRLDIRRTGQIKDRDEVVGNSTRVKVVKNKVAPPFKQVEFDIMYGKGISKMGEVLDLGVKAGVVDKSGSWFSYDSTRIGQGRENAKTFLLENPEMANEIEQVIRGNKQEELEDAMMTGPDSDDAGDA, via the coding sequence ATGGCAGCGCAGCTGAAAGTCGTAGACGGGGATAAGATGAGTACTGACCGGCAGAAGGCGCTCGACGCCGCTCTCGCACAAATTGATCGCGCATTCGGCAAGGGTTCGGCGATGAAGCTGGGCAGCCGCGAAAAGCTCGAGATCGAATCAATTTCGACCGGGAGCCTCGGGCTCGACATCGCGCTTGGCATCGGGGGATTGCCGCGGGGTCGCATCGTGGAAATTTACGGTCCTGAAAGCTCGGGCAAGACGACGCTCGCGCTGCACGCCATTGCCGAAGCGCAAAAGATCGGTGGCACCGCGGCCTTCGTCGATGCCGAACACGCGCTCGATCCCGTTTATGCCAAGAAGCTTGGCGTGGACATCGACGAATTAATCGTCTCGCAGCCCGACACGGGTGAGCAGGCGCTCGAAATCGTCGATACGTTGGTGCGCTCCAACGCGATCGACGTGCTGGTCGTCGACTCGGTTGCAGCCCTCGTGCCGCGCGCCGAGATCGAAGGTGAAATGGGCGACAGCCATGTCGGCCTCCAGGCTCGCCTGATGAGCCAGGCGCTGCGCAAGCTTACGGGTTCGATCAATCGGTCGAAGACCATGGTGATCTTCATCAATCAGGTCCGCATGAAGATCGGCGTGATGTACGGCAATCCCGAAACCACGACCGGCGGCAACGCGCTAAAATTCTATGCCTCGGTGCGTCTCGATATTCGTCGCACCGGTCAGATCAAGGACCGCGACGAGGTGGTCGGCAACTCGACCCGCGTGAAGGTCGTCAAGAACAAGGTGGCGCCGCCGTTCAAGCAGGTCGAATTCGACATCATGTACGGCAAGGGCATCAGCAAGATGGGCGAAGTGCTCGACCTTGGCGTCAAGGCCGGTGTCGTCGACAAATCGGGCAGCTGGTTCAGCTACGATTCCACCCGCATCGGGCAGGGTCGTGAAAACGCCAAGACCTTCCTTCTCGAAAATCCCGAGATGGCCAACGAGATCGAACAGGTGATCCGCGGCAACAAGCAGGAAGAGCTGGAAGACGCGATGATGACCGGTCCCGACTCGGATGACGCCGGCGACGCATAA
- a CDS encoding multidrug effflux MFS transporter, whose product MNPTSRPIRTGQREIVLLLAGFMALNAFALDTMLPALPMIGADLDVTEENRRQLVILAYIFGFGSSQMLWGPLADRFGRKRILASGTALYFLFALVAAAAQDFTLMIAARFCMGAAGSVSRVLVNAITRDLYEGEEMAKVMSLTMMVFMVVPVIAPSIGQLILWAFGDWRVIFYGLAFYGLAVLVWGWLRLPETLKPEFRRSFDLRSIAEASTIALRDRLSLGYTLALTFVFSALTSYLASIQQIVGVTFGQPETIGLVFAIIAAPMSLASWGNSRIVERFGLRTVGHIGMFGFAGVSAIHLLVASTIGENLWLFAALQSATFVFFAFTTANFGTLAMTNMASVAGTAASVHGTVATIGAGTLGLIIGQSYDGTQMPYLTWFAIAGSIAVFIVLVTERGRLMSQGTPRPHVPEHCPAPDGS is encoded by the coding sequence GTGAATCCGACAAGTCGCCCCATACGCACCGGTCAGCGCGAGATCGTCCTGCTGCTGGCAGGCTTCATGGCGCTCAACGCCTTTGCCCTCGATACCATGCTGCCCGCGCTCCCGATGATCGGCGCGGACCTTGATGTGACCGAGGAAAATCGCCGCCAGCTCGTCATCCTGGCCTATATCTTCGGCTTCGGGTCGAGCCAGATGCTGTGGGGGCCGCTCGCCGACCGGTTCGGGCGCAAACGCATCCTCGCGAGCGGCACGGCGCTCTATTTCCTGTTCGCGCTGGTCGCAGCCGCGGCGCAGGATTTCACCCTGATGATTGCCGCCCGGTTTTGCATGGGGGCTGCAGGCTCGGTCAGCCGCGTCCTGGTCAACGCCATCACCCGCGACCTCTACGAAGGCGAGGAGATGGCCAAGGTGATGAGCCTGACCATGATGGTTTTCATGGTGGTCCCGGTAATCGCGCCGTCGATCGGCCAGTTGATCCTATGGGCATTCGGCGACTGGCGGGTAATTTTCTACGGGCTCGCATTCTACGGGCTCGCGGTGCTGGTCTGGGGTTGGCTACGCCTGCCCGAAACGCTCAAGCCCGAATTCAGGCGCAGCTTCGACCTGCGTTCGATCGCGGAGGCCAGCACCATCGCGCTCCGCGACCGGTTGTCGCTGGGCTACACGCTGGCACTGACCTTTGTCTTCAGCGCGCTGACGAGTTACCTGGCGTCGATCCAGCAAATCGTCGGTGTGACCTTCGGTCAGCCCGAGACGATCGGCCTCGTCTTCGCGATCATCGCGGCCCCGATGAGCCTGGCAAGCTGGGGCAATAGCCGGATCGTCGAACGCTTCGGCCTGCGAACGGTCGGGCACATCGGCATGTTCGGCTTTGCCGGCGTCAGCGCGATCCACTTGCTCGTGGCATCCACGATCGGCGAAAATCTGTGGCTGTTCGCCGCGCTCCAGTCAGCGACTTTCGTGTTCTTCGCCTTCACTACGGCCAATTTCGGCACGCTGGCGATGACCAACATGGCATCCGTTGCAGGAACCGCCGCCTCGGTACACGGCACCGTCGCGACGATTGGCGCAGGCACGCTGGGCCTCATCATCGGCCAAAGTTATGACGGGACGCAGATGCCGTACCTCACATGGTTCGCAATTGCGGGCAGCATCGCCGTTTTCATCGTGCTGGTGACCGAACGGGGTCGGCTGATGAGCCAGGGCACCCCGCGCCCTCACGTGCCCGAACATTGTCCCGCCCCCGACGGCAGCTGA
- a CDS encoding glutathione S-transferase family protein, whose translation MITVHHLENSRSQRILWLLEELGLEYEIRRYERDPKTMRAPSDLKKVHPLGKSPLVEEDAVVLAESGAIMEHLVARHGRFGAPEDPVLARHHHFYMHYAEGSLMPPLFGMLIVNKLGLLGMPARKPVRGMLAEHFAFLDRELAGRKWFAGPDLTAADMMMSFPLEASQARAGLDDRYPNITAWLKRCHDRPAYQRGLERGGEYAYAG comes from the coding sequence ATGATCACCGTGCATCATCTCGAAAACAGCCGTTCGCAGCGCATCCTCTGGCTGCTCGAGGAACTGGGCCTTGAGTATGAGATCAGGCGCTACGAGCGCGACCCCAAGACGATGCGCGCGCCGAGCGACCTCAAGAAGGTGCATCCGCTTGGCAAATCGCCGCTTGTCGAGGAAGACGCCGTCGTGCTGGCGGAGAGCGGTGCGATCATGGAGCATCTGGTGGCACGGCACGGGCGTTTTGGTGCGCCGGAAGACCCGGTTCTGGCGCGGCACCATCATTTCTATATGCATTATGCCGAAGGTTCGCTCATGCCGCCGCTGTTCGGCATGCTGATCGTCAATAAGCTTGGTCTTTTGGGCATGCCGGCGCGAAAGCCCGTGCGCGGCATGCTCGCGGAGCATTTCGCGTTCCTCGACCGCGAATTGGCAGGCCGTAAGTGGTTCGCCGGTCCCGACCTCACTGCCGCGGACATGATGATGAGCTTCCCGCTCGAAGCATCGCAGGCGCGCGCCGGTCTCGATGATCGCTATCCCAACATCACCGCTTGGCTCAAACGCTGCCATGATCGCCCCGCCTATCAGCGCGGGCTCGAGCGCGGCGGTGAATATGCCTATGCCGGTTGA
- a CDS encoding dicarboxylate/amino acid:cation symporter translates to MEVAEKKGGIGLQWQMLIGFLVGLIAGLVVYATSAGADWVDDVTAVTGFIGSLFLRLLFMLVIPLLVSALIVGIAEMGDARQLKRVGLKTLAFTVVVSGIAVVLALLVANVFEPGAGVDRALAAQLLEDAADGAGAIIQRNAETPSGLDAVLAIIPSNVIGAMGANDILAVMFFALFFGIGLLFTDSKPANALQSAIEGVFHVSMKLIMWVIRIAPIAVACFMFNLAAVFGWDILIRLSAYVGVVLLALGTHMFVVYPLVLRIAGGVSPVWFFKNIQEAMVMAFSTASSNATLPYALKVADENLKLPRAPARFVLTIGATANQNGTAIFEGVTVLFLAQFFGVDLTIGQQVIVLLMCILGGIGTAGVPAGSLPVVALILAMVGVPPEGIGIVLGVDRFLDMCRTTLNVTGDLACATVVSRGEERAPEPEPSEPMAQAA, encoded by the coding sequence ATGGAAGTAGCGGAGAAAAAGGGCGGCATCGGCCTCCAGTGGCAGATGCTGATCGGGTTCCTAGTCGGCCTGATTGCCGGGCTGGTCGTTTACGCGACCTCGGCAGGCGCCGATTGGGTCGACGATGTCACTGCAGTGACGGGCTTCATCGGCTCATTGTTCCTGCGACTGCTCTTCATGCTCGTCATTCCATTGCTCGTATCGGCCCTAATTGTGGGGATCGCGGAGATGGGCGATGCCCGTCAGCTAAAACGCGTTGGCCTCAAAACGCTCGCTTTCACGGTCGTGGTATCGGGCATTGCCGTGGTGCTGGCGCTGCTTGTCGCCAACGTCTTCGAACCCGGCGCGGGTGTCGACCGGGCCCTCGCGGCGCAGCTACTCGAGGATGCAGCCGACGGCGCCGGTGCCATCATCCAGCGCAACGCCGAAACGCCGAGCGGGCTCGATGCCGTGCTTGCGATCATTCCCTCCAATGTCATCGGTGCGATGGGCGCCAACGACATCCTCGCGGTCATGTTCTTCGCGCTGTTCTTCGGTATCGGCCTGCTGTTCACCGACAGCAAGCCGGCCAATGCGCTCCAGAGCGCGATCGAAGGCGTCTTCCACGTGTCGATGAAGCTGATCATGTGGGTGATCCGCATCGCGCCGATCGCCGTCGCCTGCTTCATGTTCAACCTGGCCGCCGTGTTCGGATGGGATATCCTGATCCGGCTGTCGGCCTATGTCGGCGTCGTCCTGCTCGCGCTCGGCACGCACATGTTCGTGGTCTATCCGTTGGTCCTGCGTATTGCCGGCGGGGTCAGCCCGGTCTGGTTCTTCAAGAATATTCAGGAAGCCATGGTGATGGCCTTCTCGACCGCCAGTTCCAACGCCACGCTGCCCTATGCGCTCAAGGTCGCTGACGAAAACCTGAAGCTGCCCCGCGCACCGGCGCGCTTTGTGCTCACGATCGGCGCGACCGCCAACCAGAACGGTACTGCCATCTTCGAAGGCGTCACGGTCCTGTTCCTGGCCCAATTCTTCGGGGTCGACCTGACGATCGGCCAGCAGGTCATCGTGCTCCTGATGTGTATCCTTGGCGGCATCGGTACCGCCGGCGTGCCCGCAGGTTCGCTGCCCGTGGTCGCGCTCATCCTTGCGATGGTCGGGGTGCCGCCCGAAGGCATCGGGATCGTGCTGGGCGTCGATCGTTTCCTCGACATGTGCCGCACGACGCTCAACGTGACAGGCGACCTTGCCTGCGCAACGGTGGTCAGCCGCGGTGAGGAGCGAGCACCCGAACCCGAGCCTTCGGAGCCAATGGCACAGGCCGCGTGA
- a CDS encoding TIGR01459 family HAD-type hydrolase: MTLDELPERYSTILCDVWGVIHDGARLYPGVERRFARWRDEGRTVVLVTNAPRPADRVISDLDLLGLDRDLYAAVTSSGQAGIAAVTEPPRAVGFCGTRDDFADLEEHGVRFAAAQEPHDEIALIGLDEYRNSVREYESDLAAWRERGMLLHCFNPDRIVVHRGQRLVCAGALADAYEGMGGKVIWYGKPNAPIFDHAIRLAGSPDRDSVVMIGDGPHTDMLGAKNAGIDGIFVTGGINEGDSHQWGAEFENWRPIMTIAQI; the protein is encoded by the coding sequence GTGACGCTCGACGAGCTACCAGAGCGCTATTCAACCATCCTGTGCGATGTCTGGGGCGTGATCCATGACGGCGCGCGCCTCTATCCCGGCGTGGAGCGACGCTTTGCGCGCTGGCGTGACGAAGGGCGCACCGTCGTGCTCGTCACCAACGCGCCGCGCCCGGCCGATCGGGTCATCAGCGATCTCGATTTGCTCGGGCTGGACCGGGACCTCTATGCGGCGGTGACGAGCAGCGGGCAGGCGGGGATAGCCGCGGTGACCGAACCGCCGCGCGCCGTCGGTTTCTGCGGGACAAGGGACGACTTCGCAGACCTTGAGGAGCATGGCGTCCGCTTTGCCGCTGCGCAGGAGCCGCACGATGAAATCGCGCTGATCGGCCTCGATGAATATCGCAACAGCGTACGCGAATACGAGTCCGACCTCGCGGCGTGGCGGGAGCGGGGGATGCTGCTCCATTGCTTCAATCCTGATCGGATCGTCGTGCACCGCGGCCAACGCCTTGTCTGCGCTGGGGCGCTAGCCGATGCCTATGAGGGCATGGGCGGCAAGGTCATCTGGTACGGCAAGCCCAATGCGCCAATTTTCGATCATGCCATCCGCCTCGCAGGTAGTCCTGACCGAGACAGCGTGGTCATGATCGGCGATGGCCCGCACACCGACATGCTCGGCGCCAAGAATGCCGGGATCGACGGTATCTTCGTCACTGGCGGCATCAATGAGGGTGACAGCCATCAATGGGGCGCCGAGTTCGAAAACTGGCGCCCCATCATGACGATTGCGCAGATCTAG
- a CDS encoding elongation factor G, with translation MGRAAGDEKGAKLIALVGPAGAGKTSLAEALLHAAGAVNRQGRVDDGNTVGDASAEARARGGSTETNFMHFSYLGDEFAIVDAPGSASFSEDAARAVAVADCAIVVVDPDPARAPLAAPALKMLDEQGIPHLIFVNRIDQARGSIRELLEALQPMSVSPLIARQLPIREDDQVTGFVDLALERAFHYRPGQASEQIDMPEDMADAEAEARTHMLEQLADHDDTLLEQLLEDQEPDDSTIFADLHHETEENLGVSVLFGSATGEWGVRRLLKSLRHDAPGPEITAQRLGLDAPAIYAAKTYHGSPVGRLTIARVLGGSFDEGADVVTDTGKELRLGSMLKLQGGNQEKIDTALNGSLIGIAKADELKAGHWAGGDTLPPQPDIEKRPKNAALAIEPVNRKDDVRLSSALAKVIEEDAGLTIAQEEGELILKGNSEEHLMVVLQRLENRYGVAINSRRPKIPYRESIRKPVEQRGKHKKQSGGHGQYGDVLIEVRPLPRGSGFQFDERVKGGNVPKQYIPAVEAGVKDAMVKGPLGFPVVDVAVTLVDGSYHSVDSSELAFRTAGRIAMQEALASATPHLLEPVHKIDIVAPTSSASRISSSLAAKRGQMLGMTPREGWDQWERVEMLIPSSELDGLEAELRAQSQGLASFEARYDHLAELNGTLADRVVERERGDEVPA, from the coding sequence ATGGGAAGAGCCGCAGGAGATGAAAAAGGCGCCAAACTGATCGCACTCGTCGGACCGGCGGGTGCGGGCAAGACCAGTCTGGCGGAAGCCTTGTTGCACGCGGCAGGCGCGGTGAATCGACAGGGTCGCGTCGATGATGGGAACACGGTCGGCGATGCAAGCGCCGAAGCACGCGCGCGCGGCGGATCGACCGAAACCAATTTCATGCATTTCTCCTACCTCGGCGACGAATTCGCGATCGTCGATGCACCGGGCTCGGCAAGCTTTTCGGAAGACGCGGCGCGCGCGGTCGCAGTGGCGGACTGCGCCATCGTCGTGGTCGACCCCGATCCTGCACGCGCCCCCTTGGCCGCCCCTGCCCTCAAGATGCTCGACGAGCAGGGCATTCCGCATCTCATCTTCGTCAACCGCATCGATCAGGCCCGCGGCTCAATCCGCGAACTGCTGGAAGCATTGCAGCCGATGAGCGTCTCTCCGCTGATCGCGCGGCAATTGCCGATCCGCGAGGATGACCAGGTGACAGGCTTTGTCGATCTGGCGCTTGAGCGGGCGTTCCACTATCGCCCGGGTCAGGCCTCCGAGCAGATCGACATGCCCGAGGACATGGCTGATGCCGAAGCCGAGGCGCGCACGCACATGCTCGAACAGCTCGCCGATCATGACGACACGCTGCTCGAACAACTGCTCGAAGATCAGGAGCCCGATGACTCCACCATTTTCGCCGATCTCCATCACGAGACCGAGGAAAATCTGGGCGTGTCCGTATTGTTCGGATCGGCCACCGGCGAATGGGGCGTCAGGCGGCTATTGAAATCACTCCGCCACGATGCGCCCGGGCCGGAGATCACCGCGCAGCGGCTCGGTCTCGATGCGCCCGCCATCTATGCGGCCAAGACCTATCATGGCAGCCCGGTGGGCAGATTGACGATTGCCCGCGTGCTCGGCGGCAGCTTCGATGAAGGCGCCGATGTCGTCACCGACACCGGCAAGGAACTGCGGCTCGGCTCGATGCTCAAGCTGCAAGGTGGCAATCAGGAGAAGATCGATACGGCATTGAACGGCTCGCTCATCGGCATCGCGAAAGCCGACGAACTCAAGGCGGGACACTGGGCGGGCGGTGACACACTTCCCCCGCAGCCTGACATCGAGAAGCGTCCCAAGAATGCGGCGCTCGCGATTGAGCCTGTTAATCGCAAGGACGACGTCCGCCTGTCCTCGGCGCTGGCCAAGGTCATTGAGGAGGATGCTGGGCTCACCATCGCGCAGGAAGAAGGCGAGCTTATCCTCAAGGGGAATAGCGAAGAACATCTCATGGTCGTGCTGCAAAGACTCGAAAATCGCTACGGCGTAGCGATCAATTCGCGGCGACCGAAAATCCCGTATCGCGAGAGCATTCGCAAACCGGTCGAACAGCGCGGCAAGCACAAGAAGCAATCAGGCGGGCACGGCCAGTATGGCGACGTGCTGATCGAGGTTCGCCCCCTTCCCCGTGGATCGGGCTTCCAGTTCGACGAGCGGGTGAAAGGCGGCAACGTGCCCAAGCAGTATATCCCCGCGGTCGAAGCCGGGGTGAAAGATGCAATGGTCAAGGGACCGCTGGGCTTTCCGGTCGTCGATGTAGCGGTGACGCTGGTGGACGGCAGCTACCACAGCGTCGACAGCAGCGAACTGGCGTTCCGGACGGCGGGCCGTATCGCGATGCAGGAGGCATTGGCATCGGCAACGCCGCATTTGCTCGAACCGGTGCACAAGATCGACATTGTCGCGCCGACCAGCTCGGCAAGCCGGATCAGCTCTTCTTTGGCCGCCAAGCGAGGACAGATGCTCGGCATGACACCGCGCGAAGGATGGGATCAATGGGAGCGGGTCGAGATGCTCATTCCCTCGAGCGAGCTCGACGGGCTGGAGGCCGAACTGCGCGCCCAAAGCCAGGGGCTGGCCAGCTTCGAGGCGCGATATGATCACCTTGCCGAACTGAACGGTACGCTTGCGGATCGCGTCGTCGAGCGCGAACGGGGCGACGAGGTGCCCGCCTAG
- the rpoH gene encoding RNA polymerase sigma factor RpoH produces the protein MAKQAISIPATGGENGLNRYLAEIKKFPILEPEQEYMLAKRFKEHGDTDAAAQLVNSHLRLVAKIAMGYRGYGLPVSELISEGNIGLMQGVKKFEPDKGFRLATYAMWWIRASIQEFILRSWSLVKMGTTAAQKKLFFNLRRMKNQIEAFEDGDLHPDDVKKIANELGVNEDEVVSMNRRMMRGGDSSLNAPMRNADDDGESQWMDLLRADEPLQDEIVADEEEARVRHDLLVKAMDALNEREKHILTERRLTENPKTLEDLSQVYDVSRERIRQIEVRAFEKLQAALIKMAEEQRYLSDAA, from the coding sequence ATGGCCAAGCAAGCGATTTCCATTCCCGCAACAGGCGGCGAGAACGGGCTCAACCGTTACCTCGCGGAAATCAAGAAGTTTCCCATACTCGAACCCGAGCAGGAATATATGCTCGCCAAGCGGTTCAAGGAGCATGGGGATACGGATGCGGCCGCGCAGCTGGTGAATTCGCACCTGCGGCTCGTGGCCAAGATCGCCATGGGCTATCGCGGCTACGGCCTGCCCGTCAGCGAACTCATCAGCGAAGGCAATATCGGACTGATGCAGGGCGTGAAAAAGTTCGAGCCCGATAAAGGCTTTCGCCTCGCCACCTATGCGATGTGGTGGATCCGCGCATCGATTCAGGAATTCATCCTGCGCAGCTGGAGCCTCGTCAAGATGGGCACCACTGCGGCGCAGAAGAAGCTGTTCTTCAACCTTCGCCGGATGAAGAACCAGATCGAAGCGTTCGAGGATGGTGACCTCCATCCCGATGACGTCAAGAAAATCGCCAACGAGCTTGGCGTCAACGAGGACGAGGTCGTCTCGATGAACCGCCGCATGATGCGCGGCGGCGACAGCTCCTTGAACGCGCCGATGCGCAATGCTGACGACGATGGCGAGAGCCAGTGGATGGACCTGCTGCGCGCCGACGAGCCGCTGCAGGACGAGATCGTCGCCGACGAAGAAGAAGCCCGCGTTCGCCATGATCTGCTGGTCAAGGCGATGGATGCGCTCAACGAACGCGAGAAGCACATCCTTACCGAACGCCGCCTGACCGAAAACCCCAAGACGCTCGAAGACCTGTCGCAGGTCTATGACGTCAGCCGGGAACGTATCCGCCAGATCGAGGTCCGCGCGTTCGAGAAATTGCAGGCCGCCCTCATCAAGATGGCCGAAGAGCAGCGCTACCTTAGCGATGCCGCCTAA
- a CDS encoding RluA family pseudouridine synthase, which produces MAGGLYHITLGSEHAGWRVDRAVTDVVGTLSRERIKKLISEGALEGAKGPLRDPATKMKGGEIFTLTVPEPRPHHAEPQDIPLIIVHEDEHLLIVDKPAGMVVHPAAGNPDGTLVNALLHHCAGRLSGIGGVARPGIVHRIDKDTSGLLVVAKTDPAHEGLARQFRDHSIHRLYKAIVSGIPLAGEGTVDANLARSSHNRKKMAVVEAPRGKRAVTHWRKVTNLKEAALVECQLETGRTHQVRVHMASIGHPLVGDPFYGRTRKAHRNLLKEMNFNRQALHASELGFIHPASGDRLSFTSALPSDFSELLEALGV; this is translated from the coding sequence ATGGCTGGGGGGCTTTACCATATCACGCTCGGATCGGAGCATGCCGGATGGCGCGTCGATCGAGCGGTCACCGACGTTGTCGGCACGCTGTCGCGCGAACGCATCAAGAAACTGATCAGCGAAGGCGCACTCGAAGGTGCCAAGGGCCCGCTGCGCGATCCGGCAACAAAGATGAAGGGCGGCGAAATCTTCACCCTGACGGTACCCGAACCACGCCCGCACCACGCCGAGCCGCAGGATATTCCACTCATCATCGTCCATGAAGACGAACATCTCCTGATCGTCGACAAGCCCGCAGGCATGGTGGTGCATCCGGCGGCAGGAAATCCAGACGGCACGCTGGTCAACGCGCTACTGCATCATTGCGCTGGGCGCCTGTCGGGCATCGGCGGCGTCGCGCGCCCCGGTATCGTCCATCGGATCGACAAGGACACCTCCGGCTTGCTTGTGGTGGCCAAGACCGACCCGGCGCATGAGGGCCTGGCTCGTCAATTCAGAGACCATTCAATCCACCGCCTTTATAAGGCAATCGTCTCCGGCATTCCGCTTGCCGGCGAAGGGACGGTCGATGCAAACCTTGCCCGTTCATCGCACAACCGCAAGAAGATGGCCGTGGTCGAAGCGCCGCGCGGCAAGCGCGCTGTAACCCATTGGCGCAAGGTCACGAACCTCAAGGAAGCGGCGTTGGTCGAATGTCAGCTGGAAACGGGCCGGACCCACCAGGTCCGCGTCCACATGGCGTCGATCGGCCATCCGCTGGTCGGCGATCCCTTTTACGGACGGACGAGAAAGGCGCACCGTAACCTACTGAAAGAAATGAACTTTAATCGACAGGCTTTGCACGCGTCCGAGCTCGGTTTTATCCATCCGGCAAGCGGAGACCGTTTGTCGTTCACATCCGCCCTTCCGTCGGATTTTTCGGAACTGTTAGAAGCACTTGGCGTATAG
- a CDS encoding histidine phosphotransferase family protein, whose product MDKLDFSALLCSRLCHDLLSPVGAMNNGLELLADETDPEMREQVLELLGDSARAAASKLKFFRLAFGAAGGYGAEIDTGEAKAALEGLVGAEGKIELGWMVAEPKLPKDAVKLLLNIAMIVGDGLVRGGRLDVGAEKGAGRLEMVIRGEGPHLMIDPAIRDVLSNGADDVEPRTSAAYLAHSLAAKEGGAIQISAPDDQHIVVGVTLPE is encoded by the coding sequence ATGGACAAATTAGACTTTTCCGCGCTGCTGTGCAGCCGCTTGTGCCACGATCTCCTGTCGCCGGTGGGGGCGATGAATAATGGGCTCGAACTGCTGGCTGACGAGACCGACCCCGAGATGCGCGAACAGGTGCTCGAGTTGCTTGGCGACAGCGCCCGCGCCGCAGCATCGAAGCTCAAATTCTTCCGCCTGGCTTTCGGTGCGGCCGGCGGATACGGCGCCGAGATCGATACCGGCGAGGCCAAGGCCGCGCTCGAAGGCCTGGTGGGCGCCGAAGGCAAGATCGAGCTTGGCTGGATGGTAGCCGAACCTAAATTGCCCAAGGACGCGGTCAAACTGCTGCTCAATATCGCCATGATCGTCGGCGACGGACTGGTACGCGGCGGCAGGCTCGACGTGGGTGCCGAAAAAGGCGCGGGCAGGCTTGAGATGGTCATTCGCGGCGAGGGGCCCCACCTGATGATCGATCCGGCGATCCGCGATGTGCTTAGCAATGGCGCCGATGATGTCGAGCCGCGCACGTCGGCCGCCTATCTCGCGCACAGCCTCGCCGCCAAGGAAGGCGGTGCCATCCAGATCAGCGCTCCGGACGATCAGCATATCGTCGTTGGCGTGACGCTCCCCGAGTGA